A single Entelurus aequoreus isolate RoL-2023_Sb linkage group LG11, RoL_Eaeq_v1.1, whole genome shotgun sequence DNA region contains:
- the s100a1 gene encoding protein S100-A1, whose amino-acid sequence MSQLEKAMESLIAVFHSYSSKEGDKYKLSKGELKTLLRHELTDFLAGRNDAAAIDKIMADLDENGDCQLDFQEFVVLVAALTVACNDFFVGSCKKK is encoded by the exons ATGAGCCAGCTGGAGAAAGCCATGGAGAGCCTCATCGCCGTCTTCCACTCGTACTCGTCCAAAGAGGGCGACAAGTACAAGCTGAGCAAAGGCGAGCTGAAGACGCTGCTGCGGCACGAGCTCACCGACTTCCTGGCC GGCCGCAACGACGCGGCCGCCATCGACAAGATCATGGCGGACCTGGACGAAAACGGGGACTGCCAACTGGACTTCCAAGAGTTTGTGGTCCTGGTGGCGGCGCTGACGGTCGCCTGCAACGACTTCTTTGTCGGCAGCTGCAAGAAGAAGTAA